A genomic window from Silene latifolia isolate original U9 population chromosome Y, ASM4854445v1, whole genome shotgun sequence includes:
- the LOC141628739 gene encoding uncharacterized protein LOC141628739 — translation MDYKPPCASSWAWRKVCEVKEIFKAAYGQGKWTDADEDYSINVGYIWLTQHNLDKVTWFKSVWNKFIIPKHSFILRLLNHERLLTLDSLVKIGITHQTNCFLCGIHAETHTHLFQECVFVNRCYTKLLEWLQLQVSGQITATKMLKMRNYTGFIRLLMSSLIADVQYKVWTCRNVCKIEGYVTHPVTIINRVKADCRMWIMNVHVGRLKREEIEWCTRRDLM, via the coding sequence ATGGACTACAAGCCTCCTTGTGCTAGTTCTTGGGCTTGGAGGAAGGTATGTGAAGTAAAGGAGATTTTTAAGGCTGCATATGGTCAAGGTAAGTGGACTGATGCTGATGAAGATTATAGCATTAATGTAGGTTATATCTGGCTGACTCAACATAATCTGGACAAAGTGACTTGGTTCAAAAGTGTTTGGAATAAATTCATTATTCCAAAGCATTCTTTCATTTTGCGGCTACTTAATCATGAACGACTTCTAACATTGGATAGCCTTGTGAAGATAGGTATTACTCATCAAACCAATTGTTTTCTCTGTGGAATACATGCTGAGACTCATACACATCTTTTCCAGGAATGTGTGTTTGTTAATAGATGTTATACTAAACTACTTGAGTGGTTGCAACTGCAAGTTTCTGGCCAGATCACTGCTACTAAAATGCTAAAAATGAGGAACTACACTGGCTTTATACGACTTCTTATGAGCTCTCTGATTGCTGATGTGCAATACAAGGTCTGGACTTGCAGAAATGTGTGCAAAATTGAGGGATATGTGACTCATCCTGTTACGATCATTAATCGTGTAAAGGCTGATTGTAGGATGTGGATTATGAATGTTCATGTTGGCAGACTGAAAAGAGAGGAGATTGAGTGGTGTACTCGGAGAGATTTAATGTAA